The genomic DNA GATTCGGGTAGCCTGGCCAGACCACATAGGCTCTTCGAAATATTTTCGGCCGGACTATCCTTGGAGACCAGAGACGTGTACACTACACCGATGATAAATGTTGGGATGGCTGAAAGCACAGCCAAGATTAGGCGACTCGCAATCTGCCACTGCTGTCGGCGATGCATCGCGTGCGACCGCTCTTCCAGGGTCGGTGGATGGTAGATGGACACCGTAAAAGCTTTGTCGATGTCGGAAATGGTGCAAAGGATGTGCCGAACGGTAAAATGGGGAGCTTCTGGAATGTAGCTCACCGTGAGCTTATAAGTTTTCTCGGTTGGAGGGTCGGTCACCTCGAGCCGGTCTGAATAAGTTTCCACGGCTTCTAGAACTCTTTTCGGACAGTGTGTACAGTGCATACCGTCTATCTGAAGGGTAACCAATTGCCTGGGGTTGCATTCGCCCTCATCGACAGAGGAAGCGATGTTTTCGATATCACTGAGCGTCGCAGAATAACCGAGACTGTATGGTGTTGACAATCTGCTCCAGATGGCCCTCTCCTTGAAACTCCACCATCCCGCTGCTGGATATAAGGTTAAGGTTTACATCAACCTTTGTGATCCAGTCATGATGGTTCAACGTGCCCGTAACCTTCCCAACACAGGAACTGCAAGACATGCCACCGATGGCGTACGTGTCCCGCCAGATATCCGCTGAAGCGAATGTTGGCTTGCTCTGTTCCGGGGGCTGGACCTCTTCCCTGTCAATCAGTTCTGCATTGTATCCAGCGTCTTTGACAGTCCTGAGAACCTCATCCACGCGAAACCCATCCAACAGGACAACAGAAACGCTGCTGGTTAGCAGGTTGACATCTGCAGTTCGGACCCAAGGCTTTTCCTGTATCGCAGCGGCGATCTTGCTCACGCATGAGCTGCATGACATGCCGTTGATAGCCAGCATGATTCGAGTTAGTGAGCCGGTGCAGTGGTCGGTGTTGATGGATGTGAGGTCGACATCACTAGAGCTAGCGGATATAGTGGTCTCTGAGCTATCCTTTTTGGGCAGAGCCTCGACTTCAGTAGAGCTCGAAACGCCAGAGGGTGGTCCTTCCTGGCGCAAAGCACATTCATCGCATTTTTGAGCATGCAGCTTCTGTAAATCCGTTTTGGGGGGGTTCAAGCGCGAAGCGTCGTAGAGTTCCAAATCTTCGGAGTCGCTGGGAGGCAGCACGCTGTCGATCTCGAAAGCGGCATCTGCGAGAGCACGGACTATCCGGGAGGGACTGAGCGTATCGAGGTGGACGATCTTGATCTTACGCAGCACAATCGAGGTCGATATAGAAAGTGGAGGTGGATAAAGAACGGAGAGCGTTTCTTCGATATTAACGATACAGGACGGGCAGTGCAGGTTGTTCACCAGGATGGTCGTTTGCCTCGATCCAGGCGGGCGTTTATGTGCATTTGGTACCATACTGTGCCAGGATAGCTTTGAAGTAAAGTCCAAGCCAGTAGATGAAGGTAAATAAGACAAGTATATGAGATGAGACCAACAGAGAGGGACGTATGGAAGAGGAGGGTTTAATAATTCCCTCGGCTAACCAAGGCCTCTCTTCTAGCTTTGACGAGAAGCCTCCCTGGCATAAATgactcttcttttcttctttctgaTCCCTCTTTGCACCATTTTGTCCCTTGCCACTTGACACATACCCGGGAACGGAATGCGCCATTTGTGCGTTTTGTATCCTTAGGGACATCCAAGATGGTTCTGCAGTATGCGACGGAAATTATATTTTCTGTTTCAAGTTAGTTTCCGCTGTGGGTCAATGGATGTCATTCGGTCTAACGCTATGGAGAGATTATCGATATCAGAAGCCCGAATCGCCGTTTGCGCGGTTTTTGCCTCTTTTCTTCGCCGCCCTTCCTACTACTGCTTCTTTAGCCAAGGTGTGCTTATTATATATCAGTAGAAAGTAAGATATTGGAAAGACACAGGGACTAGATTCCCCAATCTCTACCAACATGTATCGAACGTGTCGTTTAATTTGCCCCCAAAAGGGTGTTCCCCTACGTCCTACCTCTCTTCACTCGCGGCTTCTCTGTTCCTCGTCTCAACTCCAAGTTTACTCCTTAAATCAGCACAAAGAGTCCCCTGCAACCCAAGGTGTAAGTTGCCATAGCCAGAAAACTGCAGCATCTTCTCCTTGGCAACCCCAGTTCTGGGCCCATCGCTCCACATGGAAACGAGCTGGTATCAATACATTGCGCTGCCTGGTTGGTTGTACAGCTGGTGACTTTTCCACCATGTGGCTGCTTCAAACGGTTTATCCGGAGCTTGGGATGGGGGCTATCATGGCTGCATCAAGTACCTTCCCTCGCCTCTAACATCCCCCCACATTATTAACTGTTGTAGTGGCATCCGGCATCACCACCTCGATCATCCTCGAGACGTCCCTTCTCCGGCTAGGAGCTGATCGGCTCTCGTGGCCGACTGCCGCTCGTACCGCGATGGGGATGAGTATGGTGTCAATGTTGGCGATGGAAGTAGCAGAGAACGTGGTTGACTACCATCTCACTGGTGGCGTGGTAGACTTTGGACATTTGCAGTTTTGGCTCGCAGCTGTGGTATCGATGGGAGCTGGGTATTTGGCTCCGTTGCCGTATAATTATCTGCGGTTGCGGAAGTATGGGAAGGCTTGCCACTGAGCACTTGGGTCATGAAATGTTTTTCATAGAAGACCACCAGCTATATCTGAAGGGGCCCGACAAGCGGCTTTTTGGGACTGTCATAGGAGTGCTAGTAAAAAGACAAATACTTGAAATTCTGCATTCGCCTCAACTTCGGGTTTGAGGATGTTCAGCCATGTGCCAAATGGACATACTGCTCCCTGCATTGGATAATCCGTGGATCTTCACGTCGCGTCCATTAGAATTTCCATGTTTTTATCCGAGAGGCCAAATCTCTGGTGGACACCCCACCGATGTCGTTCTGTTGCATAATAACCTCGGCCGTAAAAGGCAAACCTCGGTTGCGGAGACATAAATGAAGCTCGCCGAATGCTGGCATAGAGCTGCCATTTTTCATTGTCGCATATTATTTCGCATTTTGCAGCTCAGCGGAATCATGGAAACTCAGAAAAAACCCTCGTCATCCACGGACGGGTTCTTTCAAGTTTTACCCGATGTGCCCCCTGCGTATACACACGCCGATATTCAGCAGCAAGGTTCCCATGCTGTATCAGATGATACAGTCTTTGCGAGAATACTGGGCTTATATCTTCCAAGGAAATCTGATCAAGTGGGTACCTCTATTCACAAGCTTGGTCGACGCGCCCTCCATCCGTCAACCCTACGTCTGGCCACCGATGCCGAGATAAATCAACCCGTTCTCCGGCCACTCACCACGTTCGGTGAAGAAAATCGGATCGATCCTCTATGGACAGGCGAAGGCTGGAGAGAACTTAAAGCGATCGGACAAGAAGAGGGATTGGTCGCTGTGGCGTATCAAAAGGATAACCATACATGGAATCGACGGGTTCATCAGTTCGCGCTGAACCATGTTTGGAGTAGTAGTGCTGCCATGACTGGCTGTCCCGCGTCGATGACGGATGGAGCGGCGAAGTTGCTGGCGGGGCGCTTGGATGACCCTGACGGTGACCAACCCGGGCGCAGCGGGGTGCTTCGTGAGGCATACCGGCGACTGATATCGAGTAACCCTAACGAGGCCTGGACGACTGGGCAGTGGATGACCGAGCGTACCGGCGGGAGCGATGTACGAGAGACAGAAACAGTTGCGCGACGGCTGACTGCGGAAGAATTGTCCCGAGACATGGAGTCTGGGCGAGAGCTTGACGCTCACGGTATGCCGTTGGGCCCATGGCGTATTGATGGCTTCAAGTGGTTCAGCAGTGCAACAGACTCGGACATGACTCTTATGCTAGCCCAAACGGACGAGGGGCTTAGTCTGTTCTACACACCCACGCGACGCCGCTCCGGTAAGCAGAACGATGCGGGCGAGCTAAATGGAATTCGAATTCAGCGCCTTAAGAATAAACTCGGTACCAAGTCTCTGCCTACAGCTGAGCTGGAATTGAAGGGAGTCCGGGGCTGGCTAATAGGCCAAAAGGGCAAAGGTGTGAAAGAAATTGCTACGGTCCTTAACATCACTCGACTGTATACCGCAGGCGGGTCTGCTGCGGGTTGGGGCCGTGGTCTCGCAATATGCCGGGCGTACACTCGGGTCCGCAAGGTGCGAGGGGCCCTCCTTCAAGAAAACGCGCAACACACTCGATGGATGGCAAGCGAAACCATGAAGTATTGGGCGGCAATGCATTTCACGTTCTTTAGTGTTGCATTGCAAGGCACTGTAGAGCAAGACTGGGAATCGATGGTTCGCAACACAAAGGCCGCCAACCTAATTCCACAGGATAGCACCAAGGCGGCAACCCTTCTTCGACTTATCACCCCAGTCATGAAAGCTGTGGTCAGTGTCAATGCGGTACACGGACTACGTGCTTGTATGGAGTGTCTTGGGGGGGTTGGCTACTGCGAAAACAACGAAGACGGTGGCCTACTGAACATTGCGAAGATATTTCGTGATACCGCCGTTAATCCTATCTGGGAAGGAACAATTAGCGTGATGGCGGAAGATGTGGTTCGAGTCGTTACTGATAAACGTCTTGGAGGGGGGAAGGTGGTCGACACGGTTTTTGCGGAATGGGTGAAGGATGTTCTCAATGTCTGCCAGTCTAAGTTCGGAGAGGAGTGCGCTGTTGTGCAGCAGATACTTGATGCTTTGCGGGAAATAACAGGTAAACTCAGCAAGGAAGAACTCTTGTGGCGTGGAAGGGAACTTCTTGAGCATGTGGCCGCAATCGTGTGCTCCTGTCTGCTCATGTATGATGCATCTTCTGATGGCGACGGCATTGCGACAGAAGTTGCCTCTAGGTGGACGCGTTCCAAAGCCCTTCAGGGTACCCGAATCGCTTCCAAGGGCACAAATTGGCTTCACGAATCTGCCATTGACAAGAAAATATTCATGGGCGAGACCACGCTGCTCTCGAAGATCTGAAATGGTCAATCATAATTCTCAATTTCAGGATCTATACATAAGAGATATATGCCGGAAAAGCGTAATAAAGAAGCACATTATATAGGACAACAGCATATACTCGAAAGGAATTCGGTTCTTAGTAATTAGATGTTCAATATTGTGCTGATGTATTTGGATGGCGGAAGAAATAAAGTGCATCATGTCACTGGCGTTGgcttcctttctttcaatGTCTAACTCTTCCTCAAGCACAACATCGGCCTATCTCATTCTCCAGTCCTTACGAGTTATCGTCCAGGATGGCTGTAAATAAAAACAGTAAGTGTGTATGTACATGGTTCTTTTACCCTTTATTTCTAACACCCATACAGGCTCATCGATTTCAGCCCCAATGTCCATTATGGTACGCAATCTTGACTATCCTGAGCAACACCAACACGATCCAAATCCGTTGCTCCACCATTCCCTGTGCAGAGTGTCTTCCTAGCGTCCTGGATATAGCTGGTTCATTGACAGTTTCCGTCGCATTGCTCTTTGGCGATGGATCCATCTGGAATGTATTCGAGTGCCATTGATATATCTTATCGACAACTGAGAGAGCCATGAATATACCTTCTCGATATCTGATTGTACCAACAGAATTGTATTTGCGTGCCCGTCCTCGAGCATCCTCTATACGTGCTATGTTGTGTTTACAACTTGTCGGGGCGCTATTGCAAGTACTTCCGTGCTCCGAAAAGCGGTCCCGAGACGGTTCTTGTGCTTTCCTTAGAGGGAAGGTATATTTCCGGTCTTGTGTTTCTCGGAGCGGCGATAAAAACATACAAAAATTCCACGAAGTACTTATAGGATGAAATGTTCCCTGCGCAAAAAGACATGCTTATCTACATCTGTCAGAAACAAAAACCATACGAATGGCGTTCAAAATCTCTCGAGTTCAACGACTGAGTGCTGTGATCGGGATCTCCCTCAGCTTCTTTGTGGCAGAGATATCCGGTAAGCGAATCTTGGACTATGGCCATTGTTGAGCAAACTTCGCTGATATTGTATATCAGTCGGCTTCTATACGCATTCTCTAGCTTTGATAGCGGATGCATTTCACTACGTATATTAATCAACCTCTGGTCAAACGCCTGGTCGCCAAGCCTAGACGCTAACTAGTTGTCGCACCTAGTTGAATGATTTGGTTGGGTTCGTTATTGCACTCGTGGCTGCAATTGTATGTCTTCTCCCTATTACTTGAAAACAAACTGTTTCATCTCATTCCGCATTAGATTTCCGGGAAGCATAACCCTCCAAAAACTCTGACATATGGATGGCAACGGGCACAACTGCTGGGCGCCTTCTTCAACGGAGTCCTGTTGTTCGGGCTAGGAATCAGCGTATTTCTTCAGTCAATTGAGCGGTTTGTGTCATTACAAGGTTCGTTCGGAATTTACGAAGCCGTCTTTTGAGCCCCAGTCTAATGTGTCTGAATAAACAGAGGTTGAGAAACCGAAGTTGGTTTTCATCATGGGAGCCATTGGCTTTGGTCTCAACATAATAAGCATTCTGTTCTTGCATGGTGACTTCTTCTTGTGGCTTCTGCGATTTAGTTCGACCTGGCTGAGCTTGGTGCAGATCATGATCATGGCCATGATCATAGTCATGATCACCATGGCGTGGAACACGAAGTTGCCCCCCCTGAGAATTTTGATTCGGTAGGGTTATTCGACGAAAAGGTTGGCGTTCTTAGATCTATTTCTTCATTGCTTCAATGTCAGTAAAAAAAGACTGATACCCACCAGCACCTTCACCATAAACACTACGATGCGTCCAAGACCGGCCCCCACTGTCCTAAGCGTGACCTAGCTATGATGGGTGTCTTGATCCATGTACTTGGAGATGCTGGAAATAACCTGGGAGTTATGGCCGCAGCATTGGTGATCTGGCTGGCTCACTACGGTGGAAGGTATTATGCAGATCCGGCGGCGAGCATGGGAATCGCATTGATGATTTTGGCCTCTTCTATTCCCTTAAGTGAGCATTATGCCTTCTCACAACCAATATAGCACTAACAATATATAGTCAAAAAAGCTGGCCTCATCCTGTTGCAGAGTGCTCCGAGTGGGGTAGACCACGACGATGTGAAGCATGACCTGGAAAAGGTAAGCGCCATTCTCTTTACACGTTCCCGAATTCGTCTAATCTTGATACCTCTTCTGGCTATAGGTACCAGGGGTTCTCGCCGTTCATGAACTCCATGTCTGGCGGTTGAATCAGGCTAAGTCATTGGCATCCGTCCATGTCACTTTGTCCGACGATGATATGTCCACATTCACCACTGCTGCTAGAACCATCAATGAGTGCTTCCATGCATATGGAATACACTCAGTCACCCTTCAGCCTGAGATTCTGGCGAACCTGAAAAATTTGTCCACCGTGGCCAGTGAATCTGCTATGAGTGAAACGAGCATCGCGAAGACCGCAAAGCAATGCCAAGTTGTTTGTGGAAGCTTATGTCAAAATCTAATTTGTTGTGACTAGGGGAGGACCGGTCGGTTGTATGGAGGCCATGCGCTCGATTATGATCAGTCTGTGAGGTGGTTGCCCTGTGAATTCAAAGATATATATAGTCGTAGATTATGTGCGTGTGGATTGAAGATTTGGCTGTGTACGAATGAAATTTATCTCCGATCCGGTGCAAAATCCGAAATCGCGAACAAAAGATACAAACATCGACATCGTATCGCTCACTCTTGATATTTGTAACAGCTTATGGCTTGCTTAGAACAATCTCTAAAATAGGGCCGCTGCTATGGAGCTCTCGCAACAGTTACAGAACTCCAGACGGAGCATCATGAGGGTGAACCGGCAAAGTAACGTCAGCTCTCCTCGGAGGCATCGGGCCATCCTCTCATGTGCTACGTGCAGAAAGCGCAAGATTAGATGTGATCGACTCACGCCTTGTAGTCAGTGTGTGAGGTCCAAGATTGTCGAATCATGTTATTATCCTGCGGCATCTACGACATCCTCTGCCCCAGTTTCCGCAGCGCCGCGGCCGCGTGTCCCAGTGCGAGTGCAACCCTCCAGGCAGTACATTGCTATACCATCTACACCTACTGCAGAAGGAAGATGCGCTACACATCATCTTGAGCATTTAGAGAGTCAGGGCCAGGTTTTAGATGAGATGCCGAGCTCTTCCAACTTACCCAACGCCTCGCTGCCATGGCCTTCCTCGATCGATCCCATCCAATCACTCCCTTCTCTTTCATTTCGTGGCAAGGATCAGAAAACCAGGTTCTTTGGGCGAAGTCATTGGGCAATGACACTAAGCTTGGTAGGATGCCACCCTCCATCCTTACGTTTACCTAGATACTGATTCCAAATCGGGAAGTTCCCTGATCTAAACGCACACTTGCGCGACTATCACCGGGAGAAGCAAAATCCCACCAATTCACCTTTCGCGGAGTACCTTTCACTAAAGCGGCTAAAGCATGAGATGAGACTGCATGAAAATCAGCAGGCTCGGGTTGATCGTGGTCCCCGGTCCGCGGAGCTGGAGAGTTTAATACCCAGTCGTGCCCTTGCTGACTATCTTATCGATCTCTATTTCTCTACTTTTGAGAACACTCTTCGGATATTACATGTTCCTTCATTCATGATAGAGTATAACGCCTTTTGGATTTCCTGTGGAGAACGCTCTGGGTGCAAGTCATGCACGGATGTCTTTGCTGCAAAGCTACTGGCCTCGATGACCTGTGCAAGTTGCTTTGCTGATAATGAAGCACTCGCATTAGCAGAGACTGATCCAGATTGGTTGAAAAGAAACTCCCAAATTTGGATTCGAACAGTTGCATCATGGGTAGGATCCGGGACAAACCATGCTCAGCTCAGTCTGGACATGATCCAGGTCAAATGTTTACTGCTCATCGCGCGGCAAGCTATTGCTTGGGAGGGCGATCTGACTGGAATGAGCTCAGGCTTTCTCGTGCGAGAAGCCGTTATGATGGGTCTCCATAGAGATCCTGTCAACTTTCCCAATAGAGCACCGTTTTGGGCTGAGATTCGGAAGCGACTCTGGTTGACTATTATTGAACTGGAGTTACAGACTGCACTTTATAGCGGAGTGCCAGTTGCAATATCATGGGAAGATTTTGATTGCAATCCACCATCTAATGTGGAAGATGAGGATCTGTTGGTGGAATCAACCCAGCTGCCGCCGTCCAAACCGATCAATGTCCATACCAGAACCTCGTTCCAGATTGCGCTTGCTCAAACATTACAAGCAAGGCTCCGGATCGCCAAATCAATTAACAGTGTCCGATTCAACATGAGTTACGATGATGTCAACCAACTAAGCGAAACTCTCACAGCTGGACTTGCAGAAGCCCCAGTTGAATTACAAGCCAATACGTCTGCCATAGATGAGCACTCTGGAAATCCAAACCAGGGCCTTATCTTCCGACGGTCACTCTATCTTTTTCTCGTATATCGATGTCTTCTTGCACTCCACAGGCCGTTTTTCCTCAGTCTAGCTGAGAACCACAATGAGCAATATGTCGTCTCGCGACACTTGTGTGTACAGGCTAGCTTAGCCGTGCTATCTCAGCTCAAGCCCTCTACGCACACTGTACAGAATATGCCAATCGACTACAGTACGAGCAATTACCCTTACCTCCTCCGATTGAGAGGTGGAATGTTTCGCGATGATGTGTTCCACGCCACGGCATCACTATGCTTCGAGCTCAGACTACAAGCCAAAGATAACCCCAATACCTTATTCCCACCTTCTGATTCCATCGAACCAAACCCGTCATACTACCAACGCATAGTGCTATTCCAGAATATCGAAAGTGCTATAAGATATTTTGAATTCAAAGTCCGCACGGAAAAACGAACCTGCAAAGCATACATGCTACTTCGCATGCTCCTTGCTTCTGCAAAAAGACAAGGCCGAGCTTTCAACGTCCTTCCGCAGCTCAGCGGTAGTATTGATAACGAGGATACCATGACTTTGGATGATGCCTGTCCACGCGCAGCTCGTCGATGTCGAGATTTGCTACTTGCAGGTGAGACGAACTTCGCGACATCAAGCTCTGAGGCtggtggagatggagataATATGGGGTTGCATGTTCCTGTGAGGCTTCTTCCCTATGCTAAACGAGACACACAAGACACTAAGCAATTATTTTTTCAAGTACGGGCGACCTCAAACAAACAAGACTCGACCATCACAACAAACAGAATCACCTGAACAAAACTCAAATCCAGCATTCGTGGAAGGCGCTGCAGGGGATTCTTTCGTAGGTGACCTCAC from Aspergillus chevalieri M1 DNA, chromosome 1, nearly complete sequence includes the following:
- a CDS encoding uncharacterized protein (COG:P;~EggNog:ENOG410PG9C;~InterPro:IPR006121,IPR036163,IPR017969;~PFAM:PF00403;~go_function: GO:0046872 - metal ion binding [Evidence IEA];~go_process: GO:0030001 - metal ion transport [Evidence IEA]) → MVPNAHKRPPGSRQTTILVNNLHCPSCIVNIEETLSVLYPPPLSISTSIVLRKIKIVHLDTLSPSRIVRALADAAFEIDSVLPPSDSEDLELYDASRLNPPKTDLQKLHAQKCDECALRQEGPPSGVSSSTEVEALPKKDSSETTISASSSDVDLTSINTDHCTGSLTRIMLAINGMSCSSCVSKIAAAIQEKPWVRTADVNLLTSSVSVVLLDGFRVDEVLRTVKDAGYNAELIDREEVQPPEQSKPTFASADIWRDTYAIGGMSCSSCVGKVTGTLNHHDWITKVDVNLNLISSSGMVEFQGEGHLEQIVNTIQSRLFCDAQ
- a CDS encoding cation diffusion facilitator family transporter (COG:P;~EggNog:ENOG410PVP6;~InterPro:IPR027469,IPR002524,IPR036837;~PFAM:PF01545;~TransMembrane:6 (i12-32o44-61i82-101o113-134i195-218o230-247i);~go_component: GO:0016021 - integral component of membrane [Evidence IEA];~go_function: GO:0008324 - cation transmembrane transporter activity [Evidence IEA];~go_process: GO:0006812 - cation transport [Evidence IEA];~go_process: GO:0055085 - transmembrane transport [Evidence IEA]); translation: MAFKISRVQRLSAVIGISLSFFVAEISVGFYTHSLALIADAFHYLNDLVGFVIALVAAIISGKHNPPKTLTYGWQRAQLLGAFFNGVLLFGLGISVFLQSIERFVSLQEVEKPKLVFIMGAIGFGLNIISILFLHDHDHGHDHSHDHHGVEHEVAPPENFDSVGLFDEKHLHHKHYDASKTGPHCPKRDLAMMGVLIHVLGDAGNNLGVMAAALVIWLAHYGGRYYADPAASMGIALMILASSIPLIKKAGLILLQSAPSGVDHDDVKHDLEKVPGVLAVHELHVWRLNQAKSLASVHVTLSDDDMSTFTTAARTINECFHAYGIHSVTLQPEILANLKNLSTVASESAMSETSIAKTAKQCQVVCGSLCQNLICCD
- a CDS encoding putative acyl-CoA dehydrogenase (COG:I;~EggNog:ENOG410PIM1;~InterPro:IPR006091,IPR009075,IPR041504,IPR009100, IPR036250;~PFAM:PF02770,PF18158,PF00441;~go_function: GO:0016627 - oxidoreductase activity, acting on the CH-CH group of donors [Evidence IEA];~go_process: GO:0055114 - oxidation-reduction process [Evidence IEA]); translation: METQKKPSSSTDGFFQVLPDVPPAYTHADIQQQGSHAVSDDTVFARILGLYLPRKSDQVGTSIHKLGRRALHPSTLRLATDAEINQPVLRPLTTFGEENRIDPLWTGEGWRELKAIGQEEGLVAVAYQKDNHTWNRRVHQFALNHVWSSSAAMTGCPASMTDGAAKLLAGRLDDPDGDQPGRSGVLREAYRRLISSNPNEAWTTGQWMTERTGGSDVRETETVARRLTAEELSRDMESGRELDAHGMPLGPWRIDGFKWFSSATDSDMTLMLAQTDEGLSLFYTPTRRRSGKQNDAGELNGIRIQRLKNKLGTKSLPTAELELKGVRGWLIGQKGKGVKEIATVLNITRLYTAGGSAAGWGRGLAICRAYTRVRKVRGALLQENAQHTRWMASETMKYWAAMHFTFFSVALQGTVEQDWESMVRNTKAANLIPQDSTKAATLLRLITPVMKAVVSVNAVHGLRACMECLGGVGYCENNEDGGLLNIAKIFRDTAVNPIWEGTISVMAEDVVRVVTDKRLGGGKVVDTVFAEWVKDVLNVCQSKFGEECAVVQQILDALREITGKLSKEELLWRGRELLEHVAAIVCSCLLMYDASSDGDGIATEVASRWTRSKALQGTRIASKGTNWLHESAIDKKIFMGETTLLSKI
- a CDS encoding uncharacterized protein (COG:S;~EggNog:ENOG410PJ07;~InterPro:IPR036864,IPR007219,IPR001138;~PFAM:PF00172,PF04082;~go_function: GO:0000981 - DNA-binding transcription factor activity, RNA polymerase II-specific [Evidence IEA];~go_function: GO:0003677 - DNA binding [Evidence IEA];~go_function: GO:0008270 - zinc ion binding [Evidence IEA];~go_process: GO:0006351 - transcription, DNA-templated [Evidence IEA];~go_process: GO:0006355 - regulation of transcription, DNA-templated [Evidence IEA]), giving the protein MELSQQLQNSRRSIMRVNRQSNVSSPRRHRAILSCATCRKRKIRCDRLTPCSQCVRSKIVESCYYPAASTTSSAPVSAAPRPRVPVRVQPSRQYIAIPSTPTAEGRCATHHLEHLESQGQVLDEMPSSSNLPNASLPWPSSIDPIQSLPSLSFRGKDQKTRFFGRSHWAMTLSLFPDLNAHLRDYHREKQNPTNSPFAEYLSLKRLKHEMRLHENQQARVDRGPRSAELESLIPSRALADYLIDLYFSTFENTLRILHVPSFMIEYNAFWISCGERSGCKSCTDVFAAKLLASMTCASCFADNEALALAETDPDWLKRNSQIWIRTVASWVGSGTNHAQLSLDMIQVKCLLLIARQAIAWEGDLTGMSSGFLVREAVMMGLHRDPVNFPNRAPFWAEIRKRLWLTIIELELQTALYSGVPVAISWEDFDCNPPSNVEDEDLLVESTQLPPSKPINVHTRTSFQIALAQTLQARLRIAKSINSVRFNMSYDDVNQLSETLTAGLAEAPVELQANTSAIDEHSGNPNQGLIFRRSLYLFLVYRCLLALHRPFFLSLAENHNEQYVVSRHLCVQASLAVLSQLKPSTHTVQNMPIDYSTSNYPYLLRLRGGMFRDDVFHATASLCFELRLQAKDNPNTLFPPSDSIEPNPSYYQRIVLFQNIESAIRYFEFKVRTEKRTCKAYMLLRMLLASAKRQGRAFNVLPQLSGSIDNEDTMTLDDACPRAARRCRDLLLAGETNFATSSSEAGGDGDNMGLHVPYGRPQTNKTRPSQQTESPEQNSNPAFVEGAAGDSFEQLLSDWDMSLDPMSLYLIDSWPIPPDLLMQSSDHAD
- a CDS encoding DUF4396 domain-containing protein (COG:S;~EggNog:ENOG410PWSK;~InterPro:IPR025509;~PFAM:PF14342;~TransMembrane:3 (o12-31i43-66o86-107i)) — encoded protein: MWLLQTVYPELGMGAIMAASMASGITTSIILETSLLRLGADRLSWPTAARTAMGMSMVSMLAMEVAENVVDYHLTGGVVDFGHLQFWLAAVVSMGAGYLAPLPYNYLRLRKYGKACH
- a CDS encoding uncharacterized protein (COG:P;~EggNog:ENOG410PG9C;~TransMembrane:1 (i90-110o)), translating into MHCTHCPKRVLEAVETYSDRLEVTDPPTEKTYKLTVSYIPEAPHFTVRHILCTISDIDKAFTVSIYHPPTLEERSHAMHRRQQWQIASRLILAVLSAIPTFIIGVVYTSLVSKDSPAENISKSLCGLARLPESSGLCYSPLRQSTSLRTSSTVA